A portion of the Magnolia sinica isolate HGM2019 chromosome 17, MsV1, whole genome shotgun sequence genome contains these proteins:
- the LOC131231682 gene encoding uncharacterized protein LOC131231682 — protein sequence MRIRKHANIPLSPSLSTRTTLHPHVCELNRSPWDVIPFPLQYDGHSHPNPYQREDGEEEEVEEEEAVMGMGNGVSSIAAADGSGEREFSEEEREEKKKKREERGIAAEREMIPSKGKTCNKEEDEGQSQLDACPKVGEKDEVRGRRGRKNQGRAFSSNSDYYYYYSGFGPLWGRKRGGNQLHDVHVPLIPSPSSSPLPSSSDHDDHDHDHDHGHDRRMKRVRKRVKARSLKSLF from the exons ATGAGGATCCGGAAGCATGCGAACATACCTCTCTCCCCATCTCTCAGCACGCGTACCACCCTTCATCCACACGTGTGCGAGCTGAACAGGTCGCCATGGGATGTCATACCTTTCCCTCTCCAATACGACGGCCATTCTCACCCAAATCCATACCAG AGAGAAgacggagaagaagaagaggtggaagaagaagaagctgtgATGGGAATGGGAAATGGCGTTTCATCTATTGCTGCTGCTGATGGCAG TGGGGAAAGGGAATTTtcggaggaagagagagaggagaagaaaaagaagagagaggagagaggaatcGCTGCCGAAAGAGAGATGATTCCAAGCAAGGGTAAGACTTGTAATAAAGAGGAAGATGAAGGGCAATCTCAGTTGGACGCTTGCCCGAAAGTTGGAGAAAAGGATGAAGTGAGAGGGAGGCGTGGAAGGAAGAATCAAGGGAGGGCATTTTCGTCAAATTcagattattattactattactcTGGCTTCGGTCCTTTGTGGGGTAGGAAGAGAGGAGGAAATCAGCTCCATGATGTCCATGTTCCGCTCAtcccatcaccatcatcatcaccattaccATCGTCATCAGATCATGATGACCATGACCATGACCATGATCATGGTCATGATCGTCGTatgaagagagtgaggaagcGTGTGAAGGCTCGATCGCTCAAATCTCTCTTCTAA